A stretch of Kaistella flava (ex Peng et al. 2021) DNA encodes these proteins:
- a CDS encoding ABC transporter substrate-binding protein — MKSTFFTLLSFFLLFSCKKEIKTSSEDWQIVSENVQFKRDANVFHLKSGKFNYDIPTSKLPFKKVILLNASLVGYFTELGLEENIIGISSPEYVYSERVHQLINEGKIQNVGNEQKYNLEKIIALKPDAIFTNYIASFENTYDLIKKNGIEIIFLDEYLEQNPLEKSKYLLVFGELFNNEKNAMTKVEEIQKSYDSLKTLANTAATKPIVLANEMYGNQWFLPGGQSNLAQFISDANATYINADNQETKAIPMSFEEVFAKGQKAEYWVNIGNHEYKKELLQINPNYTKLPVFNNGKLYTITGRTNGKSNDYFESGVVRADLVIKDYIKIFHPELLPNYQLTYLRELK; from the coding sequence ATGAAATCAACTTTTTTTACTTTATTATCATTTTTTCTTCTTTTTTCATGTAAAAAAGAAATTAAAACAAGTTCCGAAGATTGGCAAATCGTCTCAGAAAATGTCCAGTTTAAAAGGGATGCAAATGTTTTCCATTTAAAATCTGGGAAGTTTAATTATGATATTCCGACTTCTAAACTTCCTTTTAAGAAAGTGATTTTGCTCAATGCGAGTTTGGTTGGATATTTCACCGAGCTTGGTTTAGAAGAAAACATCATTGGAATTTCCAGTCCGGAATATGTTTATTCAGAAAGGGTTCATCAATTAATCAATGAAGGAAAAATTCAAAATGTGGGAAATGAACAGAAATATAATTTGGAGAAAATTATCGCTTTAAAACCTGATGCGATTTTCACCAACTATATTGCGAGTTTTGAGAATACATACGATTTAATAAAGAAAAACGGAATCGAAATTATTTTCCTGGATGAATATTTAGAACAAAATCCTTTAGAAAAATCAAAATATTTATTGGTATTTGGGGAACTCTTTAATAATGAAAAGAATGCAATGACTAAAGTAGAAGAGATTCAGAAAAGTTATGATTCTTTGAAAACTTTAGCGAATACTGCAGCAACAAAACCGATTGTTCTTGCCAATGAAATGTATGGAAATCAATGGTTTCTTCCTGGTGGCCAATCGAATTTAGCCCAGTTTATTTCTGATGCCAACGCCACTTATATTAATGCTGATAATCAAGAAACGAAAGCAATTCCAATGAGTTTTGAAGAAGTTTTTGCAAAAGGCCAGAAAGCCGAATATTGGGTGAATATTGGGAATCATGAATACAAAAAAGAGTTGTTGCAGATCAATCCGAATTACACCAAACTTCCGGTTTTTAATAATGGTAAACTGTACACGATTACCGGAAGAACTAATGGCAAATCAAACGATTACTTCGAAAGTGGAGTAGTTAGAGCAGATTTGGTTATCAAAGATTACATCAAAATTTTTCATCCGGAATTGTTACCAAATTACCAATTAACGTATTTAAGGGAGTTGAAGTAA
- the prmA gene encoding 50S ribosomal protein L11 methyltransferase → MQNYLEFNFKIQPLQPWNEILMAELIEIGFDSFTEEHDGILGYIQTELFKEEDLKEVQLLQNPEINISYTFKEMPNINWNEEWEKNFSPINIEDQVSIRAEFHPNQNLPHEIIIQPKMSFGTGHHATTYLMIQQMLDMNFENKTVLDMGCGTSVLAIFAKQQGAGKTVAIDIDEWSVENSIENAARNNVQLEISQGTADNLGKEKFDIILANINRNILISDIPTYVSVLNNGGQLLLSGLCFFDVDDILEVCTEQKLILKKKLQREEWVSLLLEK, encoded by the coding sequence ATGCAAAATTACCTGGAATTTAATTTCAAAATACAGCCACTACAACCCTGGAACGAAATCTTAATGGCAGAACTCATCGAAATCGGTTTCGATAGTTTTACTGAAGAGCACGACGGGATTTTAGGCTACATTCAAACAGAATTATTCAAAGAAGAAGACCTGAAAGAAGTGCAATTACTTCAGAATCCTGAAATCAACATTTCTTATACTTTCAAAGAAATGCCGAATATCAACTGGAATGAAGAGTGGGAAAAAAACTTTTCACCCATTAATATTGAAGATCAAGTTTCCATTCGTGCCGAATTTCATCCGAATCAAAACTTACCTCACGAAATTATCATTCAGCCAAAAATGTCTTTCGGAACTGGTCATCATGCCACAACTTATTTGATGATTCAGCAAATGCTCGACATGAATTTCGAAAATAAAACCGTTTTGGATATGGGTTGCGGAACTTCTGTTTTAGCCATTTTTGCCAAACAACAAGGTGCAGGAAAAACCGTAGCCATTGATATTGATGAATGGTCCGTAGAAAACTCGATTGAAAACGCAGCAAGAAATAATGTACAATTAGAAATCTCTCAAGGAACTGCCGATAATTTAGGAAAAGAAAAGTTCGATATTATTTTAGCAAACATCAACAGAAATATTCTAATTTCAGATATTCCAACTTATGTTTCAGTTTTAAATAATGGCGGACAATTATTGCTTTCTGGCTTATGTTTCTTCGATGTAGATGATATTCTGGAAGTTTGTACGGAACAAAAATTAATTTTGAAAAAGAAATTACAGAGAGAAGAGTGGGTTTCTTTACTATTAGAGAAATAA
- a CDS encoding lactonase family protein: MSGKLSKITTVKNILNPSFLTLSTDGKYLFACTESKTPNAGSVSSFEFSPKNKTLTFINSQKSGGENPMYLTVHKNGKWLINGNYTEGSISVYPITENGVIAPMAQNFHFDEGSVNKERQSRSHIHSAVFSPNFDYIFFPDLGADKIRTYKFENEKTKPLEIAKVPFIQSTLGSGPRHFTFHPTLQFAYCIEELTGTVNAYQYENGKLESIQRINSHSEKYKDNFESSDIHISPDGKFLYASNRGNENNIAIFKIQENGTLKSAGYQSTLGKHPRVFAIDESGKFLIATNSVSGDVVVFKRNADTGLLKKVGRKLKIKSVSCVQIRKY, translated from the coding sequence GTGAGCGGAAAACTGTCTAAGATCACCACTGTAAAAAATATTCTTAATCCTTCATTTCTAACTTTGTCCACTGACGGAAAATATCTCTTTGCCTGTACAGAAAGTAAAACTCCAAACGCGGGAAGTGTAAGCAGTTTTGAATTTAGTCCTAAAAATAAAACGTTGACTTTTATAAACAGTCAGAAAAGTGGTGGAGAAAACCCAATGTATTTGACGGTTCACAAAAATGGAAAATGGCTCATAAATGGAAACTACACCGAAGGAAGTATTTCGGTTTATCCTATTACCGAAAACGGAGTTATAGCACCAATGGCTCAAAATTTTCACTTTGATGAAGGAAGTGTAAACAAGGAAAGGCAAAGTCGCTCGCATATTCATTCAGCCGTTTTTTCGCCGAACTTTGATTATATATTTTTTCCGGATTTGGGTGCAGATAAAATTAGAACATATAAGTTTGAAAACGAAAAAACCAAACCCTTGGAAATTGCCAAAGTACCTTTTATTCAATCAACTTTAGGAAGCGGACCGAGACATTTTACCTTTCATCCAACCTTACAATTTGCTTACTGCATTGAAGAATTAACGGGAACTGTAAATGCTTATCAATACGAAAACGGAAAATTAGAAAGCATTCAGCGAATAAATTCCCATTCCGAGAAATACAAAGATAATTTCGAAAGTTCTGATATTCACATTTCACCTGATGGGAAATTTTTGTACGCTTCAAATAGAGGGAATGAAAATAACATCGCAATTTTTAAAATTCAGGAAAATGGAACTTTGAAAAGTGCTGGCTATCAATCTACTTTAGGTAAACATCCACGGGTATTTGCAATTGACGAATCCGGGAAATTTCTTATTGCCACTAATTCTGTAAGTGGAGATGTGGTAGTTTTTAAGAGAAATGCTGACACTGGCTTACTGAAAAAAGTCGGTAGAAAACTAAAAATTAAAAGTGTTTCCTGTGTACAGATCAGGAAGTATTAA